From a single Synergistaceae bacterium genomic region:
- a CDS encoding threonine aldolase: MMHKIMDFRSDTVTKPSDEMRRVIASAEVGDDIYGDDPSSNALAAYAAELTGMDAAIYACSGTMGNLLAFVSAGRHGESLLAGKRSHVWNAEVGGFSAVAGLCPYPLDDDEGIPKAEDIAPASRADGNIHHPETTILALENTHNYTGGIAVDPARFAATAREGRRQGFHVHLDGARIFNASVYYGVDVREFTKEVDSVQFCLSKGLGAPMGSMLCGSHDFIERAKKWRKRIGGAQRQLGIAAAAGLYALRNNIPRLAEDHSHAQLLADLLKKGGVKVEPTPNMTNMVFFPLDPHHPSDDDFEARCKDRGLLLNMINPRRVRLVTHIDVDRDDVERAAAVIIEVMSA; the protein is encoded by the coding sequence ATAATGCACAAGATCATGGATTTTCGCAGTGATACGGTTACAAAGCCTTCCGACGAAATGCGCCGCGTCATTGCATCGGCGGAGGTTGGGGATGATATTTACGGCGACGACCCCTCCTCAAACGCGCTTGCGGCATACGCGGCAGAACTGACGGGTATGGATGCCGCTATATACGCCTGTTCCGGCACTATGGGCAATCTGCTTGCTTTTGTATCGGCTGGTCGCCACGGAGAGAGCCTGCTTGCCGGTAAACGTTCGCACGTATGGAACGCCGAGGTCGGCGGGTTTTCAGCAGTCGCCGGCCTCTGTCCCTATCCGCTGGATGACGACGAAGGCATCCCCAAAGCAGAGGATATAGCTCCGGCCAGCCGTGCTGACGGTAACATCCACCATCCCGAAACCACCATTCTTGCTCTTGAAAACACTCATAACTATACCGGCGGGATAGCCGTCGATCCGGCACGTTTTGCGGCAACGGCACGGGAGGGACGCAGGCAGGGCTTCCATGTACACCTTGACGGAGCGCGCATTTTCAACGCATCTGTCTATTACGGCGTTGATGTAAGAGAGTTCACGAAAGAGGTCGACTCAGTACAGTTCTGCCTCTCGAAGGGGCTGGGGGCTCCGATGGGTTCTATGCTCTGCGGGTCACACGATTTCATTGAACGCGCTAAAAAGTGGCGCAAACGTATTGGAGGTGCGCAGCGTCAGCTCGGTATCGCCGCCGCAGCGGGACTTTATGCCCTCAGGAACAATATCCCGCGCCTTGCAGAGGACCACAGCCACGCACAACTTCTTGCAGATCTGCTTAAAAAGGGCGGAGTAAAGGTCGAGCCTACGCCTAACATGACGAACATGGTGTTCTTCCCGCTTGACCCGCATCATCCTTCAGATGATGATTTTGAGGCCCGCTGCAAAGACCGCGGACTCCTTTTAAATATGATAAACCCGCGCCGCGTCCGCCTGGTCACGCATATTGACGTGGACAGGGATGATGTTGAACGTGCCGCGGCGGTGATAATTGAGGTCATGTCGGCGTGA
- a CDS encoding PHP domain-containing protein — protein MLRPGAWEVTGMILIDMHVHSTYSDGTFTVGAIVHAAKKRHLSLLSLTDHDTTDGLLPFRLACEEYGVQGLSGIELSADSDHTLHILGFRIVPDNTELERKLDDIRNYRDVRNAEICKKLQADGLDILLEDAKALSGGQVVARPHIARLMIQKGYVSTMAEAFIKYLGPGGRAYVSRARLSAEECISLINGAGGLAVLAHPAQTRLDDDGLGKLISRLRDCGLWGIEALYPGHSPEQIYSFLSLADKFGLYPTAGSDFHGGCGQDADLGIPVSEDFIPWARLGVKI, from the coding sequence ATGTTGCGTCCCGGAGCATGGGAAGTCACCGGAATGATCCTCATCGACATGCATGTCCACAGCACGTATTCGGATGGCACCTTTACTGTCGGGGCTATCGTACATGCTGCGAAGAAGCGACATCTGTCACTGTTAAGTCTTACTGACCACGACACCACGGACGGGCTTCTCCCGTTCAGGCTGGCATGTGAGGAATATGGGGTCCAGGGATTATCTGGGATCGAGCTGTCCGCAGATTCAGATCATACCCTGCATATTCTGGGTTTTCGCATAGTTCCGGACAATACCGAACTTGAGCGCAAGCTTGATGATATAAGAAATTACCGTGACGTGAGAAACGCGGAGATATGCAAAAAATTACAGGCAGACGGACTTGATATTTTACTTGAAGATGCGAAGGCACTCTCCGGGGGTCAGGTCGTCGCGCGTCCTCATATCGCGCGCCTGATGATTCAGAAGGGCTACGTATCGACGATGGCGGAGGCATTCATAAAATATCTCGGTCCCGGGGGACGGGCTTATGTCTCCCGCGCGAGGCTCTCCGCGGAGGAATGCATATCCCTGATCAACGGAGCCGGAGGCCTTGCAGTGCTTGCCCATCCGGCTCAGACTCGTCTTGACGACGACGGACTCGGCAAACTTATCTCAAGGCTCAGGGACTGCGGGTTATGGGGTATTGAAGCTCTTTATCCGGGGCACAGCCCGGAGCAGATATACAGTTTTCTTTCGTTGGCGGATAAGTTCGGGTTATATCCGACTGCCGGATCAGATTTTCATGGGGGCTGCGGACAGGATGCGGATCTGGGCATACCTGTCAGCGAGGATTTTATACCCTGGGCAAGGCTGGGAGTGAAAATATAA